ATGGCGGCGGGCAAGGGGATGGGCTACAACTCCACCGCCACGGTCATCACCCGCGGCCTCGCCGAAATCACCCGGCTCGTCGTCGCACTCGGCGGTCAGGAACGCACCATGGCCGGGCTCGCCGGCCTCGGGGACCTCGTGGCGACCTGCAACTCGCCGCTGTCGCGCAACCGCACCTTCGGCGAGCGGCTGGGCCGCGGTGAGACCCTCGACCAGGCGCGGCAGTCGACCCGTGGCCAGGTCGCCGAGGGCGTGATCTCCTCGATCTCCATCGCCGAGATCGCCGCCGACCACGGGGTGGACATGCCGATCACCCGGGCCGTCGTCGAGGTCTGCCACCACGGCGGCAGCGTGGGCGAGGCGATCCGGGCGCTGCTGGGGCGCACCCGCAAGGCGGAGTGAACCGGGGGTCGGGTCACCGCTACACTTGGCCCCTGTGACTGACAAGCCTGTCTCCCCAGCCCCCCGTACCCGCGTCGCCGTCCTCTACGGGGGACACAGCGACGAACACAGCGTCTCCTGCATCTCCGCCGCCGCGGTGATCGGGCACCTCGACCCGGAGCGTTACGAGGTGGTGCCCGTCGGCATCACGGAAAACGGCCGGTGGGTCAAGGGCACGACCGACACCGACAAGCTCACCGCACACGGCCGGGAACTGCCCACCGTCGGCGGCGGCCGGTCGGTGCACCTCACTCTCGGCGGGGAGGCGAAGGAGTTCCGCTTCGACGACGGCTCCCTCTACGCCGCCGTCGACGTCGTCTTCCCGGTGCTCCACGGCCGGGACGGTGAGGACGGGACCGTCCAGGGGCTGCTGGAGCTCGCCGGGGTGCCCTACGTCGGCAACGGGGTGCTGGCCTCCGCGGCCTGCATGGACAAGGAGTACACCAAGCTCATCGCCCGGGCGTCCGGTATCCCGGTCGGGGACGAGGTCGTCCTCACCGAGCGGCGCGAACTCACCGCCGCCGAGCACGAGCAGCTGGGACTGCCGGTCTTCGTCAAGCCCGCCCGCGGCGGCTCGTCGATCGGCATCACCAAGGTCAGTGACTGGGACGCGCTGCCCGCCGCCCTGGACCTGGCCTTCGACCACGATTCCAAGGTCCTCGTCGAGGCCATGCTCCACGGTGTGGAGGTCGAGTGCGGGGTGCTGCAGTACCCCGACGGGACCGTCCACGCCTCCCACCCGTCCCTGCTCAAGGGCACCGAGGACGGTCCGGAGGGGTTCTACGGTTTCGACACCAAGTACCTCGACGACATCATCAGCTACGAGATCCCCGCCCCGCTGCCCGACGGTCAGGCGGACGCCGTGCGCCGCTGGGCGGTGGAGACTTTCCGGGCGCTGGGCTGCGAGGGGCTGGCCCGGGTCGACTTCTTCGTCACCGAGGACGGTCCGGTGCTCAACGAGCCGAACACCATGCCGGGGTTCACCCCCATCAGCATGTACCCGAAGATGTTCGAGGCCTCCGGGGTGGCCTACCCCGAACTGCTCGACATCCTCATCGCCCGGGCGCTCGCACCGCGCGCCTAGCGGAACACCCCGGGGACGCCGGGTGTGCGAACCGAGGTGTCGGTCGGACTCAGAGTCGGGGGCAGGGGAGGGACGCTATTCGCCGGTCTTCCGGAAGGACCCGGCGATCTGCTCACTGACCTGGGTGAGCACCTGGTTCCCCGCGTCGGTCGGCAGGGAGACTGCGACGGTGGGGGCGTAGCCGAGGGCGTACCACACACCCGCCGTGGACCCCTGCGCCAGTGCAGTGTCCTCGAACCAGGGGACGTCGTTGATCTGGGTCAGCCGGGCACCGGCCTGATAGGAGTCAGACAGCCGGACGCCGCAGCGCACCACCACCGGCTCCAGGCCGGGGGCGGTCCAGGCCGCGGCACGGTCGGGCAGGTCGGCAGCGCGCGGGTCATCGGCGGCGATCCGCCGGTAGTCGCCGAACCCGTCGGGCAGGCCGTCGAGCAGTCCGGTGCACCGGTCGGCTGCGGCACCTGAGGCGGCGTCCTGCCGCAGGTCGGTGAGGGGGACCGGGGCGGGGGCGGGGGCGTCCGCACCGTCGGTGTGTCCGGCGAGGGCGGTGCCGAACCCGGTGAGGGCGGCCGCGTCATCGGCGCCGTGGGATCCGGTGACGGCGACGACGGGGGAGACGCCCACGGAGTACCAGGTCGTGAGGTCGGAGCCGGGGGTGGCGTCGGTGACCTGCAGCCACTCGACGCCGCCGTGCCCGGTGGTCTCGCTGAGCACCGAGTACTGCGCCGGGAGGTTCACCCCGCAGCGCACCGTCAGTTCCGTCCCGCCGGAATCCCGGTAGGCCGCCGTCCCGGCCGGGGCGGGGTCCGCCACATCGACCGACCGGTAGTCGGAGGTCCGGTCGGGCAGGGCGCCGACGACGTCGGCGCAGGTCTGCGAATCCGCGGCGGGGGAGTCCACCGGACCCATCGCGACGGCGGTGTAGACATTGCGGTCGACGAGGATCTTCGCCCCGCCGAGCACGGCCGCGACGAAGACGAGGGCGATCACCAGGGCGAGCACCGCCCGGCGGTTCACCCCCCGTCGCCCGGTGGCGCCGTCCTGTCCGGTGGTGCTGCTACCCTGATCGGAGACTTCGGAACCGTTCGACATGGCTCCGATACTACGGTCCGCCGTAGCGACGACTGACGAGAGGACGCGGGCAACGCCGATGACAGGGACACGCACGGTGGCACAGGCCGGGGAGGCGGGGACCATCGCGGCCATCCGTGACGCGGCCCCCAGTTCGGTCAACGGCGACGATGCCGCTGTCCTGGACCCGGATCCGCCGAATTCCCGGCATGTCGCCTCCACCGATGTCCTCGTCGAGGACGAGCACTTCCGCTTCGACTGGTCGACCCCCTTCGAGGTGGGGGCGAAGGCCGTCACCCAGAATTTCGCCGACATCCAGGCGATGGGGGCCCGGCCGACCGCCGTGCTCATGTCCCTGGCGACCCCCGGTGACCTGCCGCTCGACATCGTCAGTGAGATTGCCCGCGGGATGGGGGCGACGGCGGCCCCGTGGGCCGTGGAACTTGTCGGCGGGGATGTCGTCCGCGCCCGCCAGCTGGTGATCTCGGTGACGGCGATCGGGGTGCTCTCCGGCCCGGACCGGGCCCTCACCGTCGACGGTGCCGAGGTCGGGCACACGGTCGTCGCCGGTGGGGTGATGGGGCACTCCGCCGCCGGCCAGGCACTGCTGGAGTACTTCGGCGGCCGGGCGAACGTGCCGGACGATCCGGTGCTCCAGGACCTGGTGCAGCGGCACTGTTCCCCGCAGCTCGTCGTCGGCCGGGGGTCGGTCGCACGCGCGGCGGAGATGGCGTCGATGACCGACAACTCCGACGGCCTCATCCACGACCTCACCACCCTGGCGCGCCGGTCCGGCGTCCGGATCAACCTCGACGGTGCGGCGCTGACCCCCGACGCGCAGCTCTACTACGCCGCCGAGGTCCTCGGCGTGGACCCGTGGCAGTGGGTCTTCACCGGCGGGGAGGACCACACCCTGGTCGGCACGACCGCCCACGAGCCGCCCGCCGGCTACCGGGCGATCGGCGAGGTCGTCGCCGTCGCCGACCCCGACGGTGCTGAGGGTACTGACGGCGCCGGCCTGCCGCCGGTCACCGTCGACGGCCAGATCCCCGCATTCAGCGGGGGGTGGGACTCGCTGTGAGCGACACCCAACGGCTCGCCGGGCGGATCCTCGCCACCGTGCACCCGACGTGGCGCCACGAACTGGAGACGGTCCGGGGCGTCTCACTGAGCGAGGCCGCCGAATGGGCCGCCGCCCGGATCACCGACGGGGAACAGGTCCTGCCCGCCCCGGAGAACATCTTCCGGGCGCTGAGCCGGCCCGCCGACGAGACGCGCGTGCTCATCCTCGGCCAGGACCCGTACCCCACCCCGGGCCACGCGGTCGGACTGTCCTTTTCCTCGGCGGCGACGACCCGGCCGCTGCCGAAGTCACTGCAGAACATCTACACCGAGTACGTCGACGACCTCGGTCTGCCGCGTCCGGAATCCGCCGATCTCACCCCGTGGACCCGGCACGGGGTGATGCTGCTCAACAGGGTGCTCACCGTCTGCGCCGGTGCCGCGGGCAGTCACCGCGGTATGGGCTGGGAGCAGGTCACCGGGGCTGTCGTCGACCATCTCTCCCGGCGTCCGGTCGCGGCGATCCTGTGGGGCCGGCAGGCCCAGGAGGTCGCCACGACGGTGGGGAAGCAGCGGTGCGTCCTGTCCCCGCACCCGTCACCGCTGTCGGCCTACCGCGGGTTCTTCGGCTCCCACCCGTTCACCCGCGCCAACCGGATCCTCGCCGACCAGGGTGTCGGCGAGGTGGACTGGTCCCTGGCCGACCAGGAGGTGGCGTAGGTGGCACCGCACAACGATCCGCGGGACGCCGGCCTGACCGGTGAACTCATCGCCGCGTGGGCGCGCCGGTCGGCTGAGCTGCTGCACCACCACCGCAGCGAGATCAACGGTCTCAACGTCTTCCCGATCCCGGATGCGGACACCGGGTCGAACATGACCGCCACGATGGAGTCCGCGGTCGCTGCGCTCGATGCGATGCAGCTGCCCGCCCCGCAGGACGCCGCCACCGTCGCCGCGGCCCTGGCCGCCGGGGCGGTGCGCGGTGCGCGGGGGAATTCCGGCATGGTGCTCAGCCAGATCCTCCGGGCGCTGGCCGAGACCGCCTCGATGTCACCGACCGGTGAGCTCAACGCGACCGCCGTGCCCACGATGCTCACCCGGGCCGAACGGCTCGTCTGCACCGCCATGTCCGATCCGGTGGAGGGCACGGTGATCACGGTGCTGCGCCGCGCCGCCGCCGGTGCCGCGGCCGTCGGACCGGACGCCCCGCTCGCCGTCGTGGCGGACGCCGCCCGGACGGCGGCCCAGGAGGCCCTCGCGGCGACGACGGACCAGCTCGACGCCCTGCGGGAGGCCGGTGTGGTCGATGCCGGCGGCCGGGGGCTCGTCGTCATCCTCGACGCGCTGCACGATGCGCTGGCCGGCACCGCCGCGGGGACGACGGATGCCGGGGCAGAGACCGGCGACGGGACCGGGTCGGGCACCGGCGACGGTGCCCCGGAACAGTGCGCGGTGACCGGGGCCGGCGCCGCCCTGGAGATCATGTTCACCTTCCGCGGCCCCGCCGACCGGCTGCGCACCGTCCTGGAGCGCAGCGGGGACAGCGTCATCGTCGTCGGTGACGGCGGTGGCGCCCACCGGGCACATGTCCACACCCGCAGCGCCGGTCCGCTGATCGAGGAGATCTTCGCCCTCGGTGAGGTCGGTGACCTGCGGCTGGAGGTTCTTCCCGAGTCCGGTGTGACGGAACACGACCGGGGCCGGAACCACCGGACCTCCCCGGTGTACGCGCTGGCGCCGGCCGGCGGCCCCCGGGAGATCTTCGCGCGGGCCGGGGCGACCGTCGGCGACCCGGCCGAGGTCCTGCCCGACGACCGGGTCAGCATCGTGCTGACCAACGGGCAGGAGACCGGGGCACTGCCGGCCGCGCTCGCCGCCGGCCTCACCGTGGTGGACACCGGCAGTCTCGTCGGCGGGCTCGCCGCCCTCGCCGTCTACAGTGCGTCCGCCGACGCGGAGGACAATGCCGAGGAGATGGCGGACGCCGTCTCCGCGCAGCGCAGTGCCGTCGTCCCCGGGTCGGCGGCGGACTCGACCGCCGACGCGGTCGTGGCGACCGCCGGTGACCTGCTCGCCGACGGCGGGGAACTGGTCACCGTCCTCTACGATCCGGCGCTGCCGGAGGAGAAGGGGGCCACGGTGCAGGAGTCGTTGGCGGCGTCCTGGCCCGGCGTGGAGGTCCACACCATCCCCGTGCCCGGTCTCGGCATGGTCGCGCAGGTGGGGGTGGAGTAGATGCTCGGCTGGGACGATCCACGGCCGCTGAGCCTGGTGGTCACGCCCGAGCGCGCCCGGACCCTGGCGGGCAAACCCGGGCTGGCGACGATGGGGGAGGCGCTGCTGAACTTCCCGGTCTCCTACGTCCACTCCAGCGCCACCGGCGCCTTCGCCGACCGGCACGGGGCGGAACCCGAGGAGGGCGACCAGCTGACCTGCCTCGCGGAGATCACCGACGCCCGGGTGCAGGACAACCGGGGCCGGCGCGGCCCCCGCGAGATCCTCACCTTCCACTTCGTCGTCGACGGGGTGGAGATGAGCTCCGCACTGTTCGGCAACGTCCGGCAGCACAGGCCGTTCATCCAGCCGGGCGCGAAGATGATGCTCTCCGGGAAGCTGGGCCTGTTCCGCGACCAGTGGCAGCTGAAGAACCCCAGCTACATCACCCTGCACCCCGCCCCGCTGCCGGAGGGGCGGCCCCGGACCGAGGCCGAGTACGAGGCGGCGTTCGGCGCCTTCGGCCCGCTGGCGACGATCGTCGAGGTCTCCGGCGGGATGCGGGCGGCCCAGCAGCTGCTGTCGAAGCCGTGGCTGCCGACCTACCGGCGGCGTCCCGGCACCAGCTCCGCGGAGGTCATGGCGGTGACCGGCCAGGTGCTGGCCGCGATGGGCAGCCCCTCGGAGATGCTGCCGCACCATCCCGGGGCGCCGGCCTGGCCACGGATGTGGGGCGGGCCGCTCATCGATTTCGCCACCGCGCTCCACGACGTCCACCAGCCGCCGGAGGAGGGGCCGGACGCCGCCCGGACCCGCCTGAAATTCAACGAGGCACTGGGCCTGCAGCTGGTCATGGCGCTGCGTCGGGCGGAGACGACCGTCCGGCTCGCACGCCCCGTCGTGCCGGTCCGCCCCGGTTCCGCCTATGCCGCGCTGATCTCCCGGCTGCCGTTCACCCTCACCGCCACCCAGGACAGTGCCCTGGAGAAGATCGGCGACGCGATGGAGGGCAACGACCCGACCGCACCGACCGCGCCGATGAGCATGCTGCTGCAGGGCGACGTGGGTTCCGGCAAGACGGTCGTCGCGCTGCTGGCGATGCTGCGGGTGGTGGACTCCGGCGGCCAGTGCGCCTTCCTCGCCCCGACCGAGGTGCTCGCCACCCAGCACGCCGAGACCCTCACCCGCCTGCTCGACGGCACCGGGGTGACGGTCACCCTGCTCACCGGCTCGCAGCGCGCCGCCGCCCGCAAGGCCGCGCTGCTCGACATCGTCGCGGGCACCGCCGACATCGTCATCGGTACGCACTCTGTCATCCAGGACTCGGTGGAGTTCTTCGACCTGGGGATGGTCGTCGTCGACGAGCAGCACCGGTTCGGCGTCCGGCAGCGCGACCGGCTGCGGGAGACCTCCCCGGTCGACCGGACGCCCCACCTGCTCGTCATGACCGCCACCCCGATCCCGCGCACCGTGGCGATGACGATGTTCGGCGACCTGGAGATCTGCACGCTCTCCGGATCACCGGCCGGCCGCGGGTCGGTGAAGTCCTTCGTCGTGCCGATGTGGAAACGCAGCTGGATCGACCGGGTGTGGGCGGTCATCCGGGAACAGGTCGCCGCCGGCCACCAGGCGTTCATCGTCGTGCCCCGCATCGACGGCGAGGGCGGGGTGGACGACGTCGCCGACCGGCTGTCGGCCGGGCCGCTGGCCGGCCTGCGCATCGGCCGGCTGCACGGCCGGATGGACGACAAGAACGAGGTCATGGCGGACCTCGCCGCCGGGGACCTCGACGTCCTCGTCGCCACGACCGTCATCGAGGTCGGGGTCGATGTGCCGGGGGCGACGGTGATGGCGGTGCTCGACGCCGAGAATTTCGGCGTCAGCCAGCTCCACCAGCTGCGCGGCCGGGTCGGCCGTGGCACAGCGGACTCCCTGTGCTTCCTGTGCACCACCGCGCTGCCCGCCGGGGATCCGGGGGCGACCCCCGGTTCCGCCCGCTCGTACCACCGGCTCGACCAGGTCGCGGCGACGACCGACGGATTCCGGCTGGCGGAACTGGACCTGCGGACCCGCACCGAAGGCGATGTCCTCGGGGAGGCGCAGTCCGGGGCACGGCTGCGCCGCACCACGCTGCTCGACCTGGTGGACGACGGGGAGATCATCGCCGAGGCCCGCCGGTACGCCGAGGACCTCGTCGACTATGACCCGGCGCTGGCCCGGGCCCTGGTCGCCGACATCGCCGGCGACGACCAGGAGTACATCGAACGCAGCTGAGTGCCCGGCCCTGACTCACGTCCCTGTCTCCCGGCCGGGTCGGTGGCGCGGGCACGGCCCCGATAGACTCGGTGGTCATGGACATCTACGCACCCTTCGCCGGGATCGTCAGGTTCGAGGTCGCCGACGGCCAGACCGTGGCCACCGGCGACCGCCTCGCCGTCGTCGAGGCGGTCAAGCTCGAGGCCCCGGTCGAGGCACCGGGGCCGGGGACCGTGCGCCGCGGGATCGTCGACGACTTCGCCGACGTCTCCGGCGGGGACGCCCTGCTGCGGATCGAGGCCCTGCCGTGACCCGCATCATCTCCGGCACCGCCCGCGGCCGCACCCTGAAGGTGCCCGACGAGGTCACCCGACCGACCTCCGACCGGGCGAGGGAGGGACTGTTCTCCTCCCTGCAGGTCCGCTTCGGTTTCGACGGTGAGATCGTCCTCGACCTGTTCGCCGGCTCCGGGGCACTCGGTCTGGAGGCGGCGTCCCGCGGGGCGGCGGATGTCACCCTCGTCGAGGCCGACCACCGGGCGTGCGCCACGATCACGAAGAACATCGCGACCGTCGGCCACCCGCACACCCGGGTGGTGGAGGCGAAGGCCTCCGCATTCCTGGCGAATGCGCCGCGCAACCACTACACGATGGTGCTCGCCGACCCGCCGTACGCACTGACCGACGAGGCGGTCGACGAGATGGTCGCCGCGCTGGTGCCCACGCTCGCCCCGGACGCCGTCGTCGTCGTGGAGCGCCACGTGGACTCCGCCGGAGTCGACTGGCCGGCGGGCTTCGAGCCGACCGGCCAGAAACTGAAGAAGCGCACCTTCGGCATCGCCCGGATGGACATGGCGATCTGGCGGGGCGCCGGGGCCTGAACAGGGCTCTGCACCTGCGTCACGGCCGGTCCCGTTCGTCGACCATCGCCGCCGGCAGCCGGCCCTTCGTCACCGTCACGGTGAGCTCCGGGTACCGGCGGGCCAGCTCCCGGTCGAGCTGCCCGGTGTAGGCCGACCAGGACGGCGTCCGGCGGCGCCACCGGTACCAGGAGACCCGGAGACCGTCGTCGACGGTCTCGACCTGGGCGCGGACGACGCGGCCGGGCCAGGCCGGGGAGGGGTCGGCGAGGAGCTCGCGGGCAGCGCGCCCGCTGCCGGGGCCGCTGAGGTGGACTGTCGCCGACCGGGTCGCCAGAGAGGCGACGAAATCGATGTCGAGCAGGGCGCTGAACGCGCCGCCGAGGATGTCCAGCATGCGGGCCAGGGTACCGGCGGGCATAGAATGTCCGTCATGCGAGTCTGCTGCCCCGGGTCCTTCGACCCCGTCACCAACGGCCACATCGACGTCTTCACCCGTGCCGCGCGGATGTTCGACGAGGTGACGGTGCTGGTCACCTACAACCCCAACAAGTCCGGCCTGTTCACCCCGCAGGAGCGGATCGACCTGATCCAGGGGGCGCTCGCCGAGCACGGCGGCCCCGAGGTGTCGAAGATCACCGTGGACACCTGGGACAGTCTGCTGGTCGACTACCTCTCCGACCATGAGATTCCTGCACTGGTGAAGGGGCTCCGCAGTTCCCTGGACTACGAGTACGAACTGCCGATGGCGCAGATGAACCAGCGGCTGACGGGGGTCGACACCTTCTTCCTGCTCACCGACCCGAAGTACGGGTACGTCTCCTCGTCGATCTGCAAGGAGGTCGCGAAGTACGGTGGCGACGTCCACGGGCTGCTGCCGGAGAACGTGGCGGACGCCGTCGCGGAGCGCTACCGCGCGGACTAGACGTCCGTCCCGGCGAGGTCGCGGAGACGACTAACGGGATGACGTGAACGGAGTCGCTCCGTGACGCATCCCGAGTCCGGCACCGACCCCGACGTCCGTGGAACGAACCGACGGGTCGATTTTTCTGTTCCCGGACGGCACCTGGGTTCGTAACTCCGGCCGTCCCGGGACGTGACCGACCTCCCGGTTCTGAAAACCGACACCGGCGGCGTCCGCAACCTCCCGGGGCGTGCAACTGGACCTCGCGTGTCACACCAGCCCCATCCGCACTGTTTCTGGCATGCTGGTCGGCATGTACAAGACATTCCAGGGCCTTGATGATCTCCAGAACATGGTGGACCAGGCGTACGGCGTGCCGATGACGTCGAACTGCATGGTTCCGCGGCGCGAGGTCCAGGATCTGCTCGACGAGGTCAGGACGGCCATCCCGATCGAGATGGACGACGCCCAGGACGTCCTCGACCGCCGGGACGCGGTCCTCGCCGAGGCCGAGGACGAGGCCGAGGGCATGATCTCCGACGCGAAATCGGAGCGCGACCGCATCCTCGACGAGGCCCGCCGCCAGGCCGACGAGATGGTCGCGGACGCCGAGAACCAGGCCACCGCCACCGTCTCCCGCGCCGAGGCCGAGGCGGACCGGCTCGTCAGCGACGCCCGCCGGGACGCCGAGGACACGGTCTCCCGCGCCGAGTCCGAGTCCCAGCGGCTGGTCTCCGCCGGCAACGAGTCCTACGACCGCTCCGTCAACGAAGGCATCGCCGAACAGCAGCGGCTGGTCAGCGAGGCCGAGGTCGTCCGCCAGGCCAATGACGAGGCCCGCCGTATCGTCGAGTCCGCCCACGCGGACTCCGACCGGCTGCGCCGCGAATGCGACCAGTACGTGGACTCGACCCTCGCTCAGTTCGAGGAGTCCCTCACCGGCACGCTGCGCACCGTCACCCGCGACCGCACTGCACTGCGCAAGGGCGCCGGGGTCTCCGGACCACGCGCGCCGCGTGGCGACGGTGGCGATCGTGGCGGGCGTGGCGAACACAGCGATGTCCGGGAATCCTCCCGCGAGGACGGCTGGGGCACGCGGGGCTGACCCCGCACCGACTGCACCGACTGCACCGACTGCATCGACCACACCGTTCGCACCGGCACCACCACCGGCCGTCCTGATTGGCACCGTCACCGCTGGCAGGGGTACAAATGACCACCGTGAGTAACAATCCGTTCCAGCTTGACGTCCGCGAGGCCCTGCGCACCACGGGGCTTCCCCAGCACCTGACGACTTCGGGGCCCGCACCCCAGCGCCTCGGTGGCGAGATGCTCGGTGTGGCCGAGGGTGCCCCGGTCGAGATCATCGCCGACGTGACGAACCTGGGGGAGTCCCTGCTGGTGGACGCCACCCTGCACGGCACGGCCACCGGCCAGTGCTCCCGCTGCCTCAGCCCGCTCGAGGAGCCGCTGGAGCTGCACGTCAGCGATGTCTTCGGTCTCAGCCCCGACTTCATCACCCGGGACGCCGGGAAGACCGGCACCGATGACGGGGACGGCGAGGACGACTTCGAGCCGTTGTTCGTCGAGGAGGACCGGGCCGACCTGACCCAGCTCTTCGTCGACGAGGCCGGACTGACCCTCCCGTTCAACCCCACCTGCGCCGACTACGGCCGCGAGTGCGATGAGGGGACGCCGGAACCCGACGGCATCTCCGAGGAGCAGGCCGCCGCCCCCGACCCCCGCTGGGCAGGGCTGGCCGAGAAGTTCGGCGCCACCGATGAAGACGGAGAGAACTGATGTCCCGTAAGCGCCGTCTCACCGGGGAGGCCGCCCTCGAGGCCGCCTTCACCCGCACCGACCATGCCCCGCTGCTGGCCGCCTGGGGCGTGGAGCTGTCCGACGACATGCTCCGCCTCGCCCTCACCCACCGTTCCTTCGCCAACGAGAACGGCAACCTGCCCAACAATGAGCGGCTCGAATTCCTCGGGGACGCCGTGCTCGGACTCTCCGTCGCCGAACAGCTCTACCGGCAGTTCCCGGACCGCTCGGAGTCCGACATCTCGAAGATGCGCGCCGGCGTGGTCAACATGTACGCCCTCGCCGACGTTGCCCGGGAACTCGGTATGGGCGACCACCTGCTCCTCGGCCGCGGCGAGATGATGACCGGCGGATCCGACAAGCACTCGATCATCGCCGACTCGGTGGAGGCGATGCTCGGGGCGATCTACCTTGAGAAGGGCTTCGACGTCGCCCGGGCCACGGTGCTGCGCATCTTCGAACGCCGCATCACCACCGCCCCCTCCACCGGCCTGACGATGGACTGGAAGACGGTGCTGCTGGAGCGGCTGTCCGACCTGAGGATGTCGGTCGACCCGGTCTACGAGTCCGAGGCGGACGGCCCGGCCCACGACCAGACCTTCCACGCCACCGTGTCCTTCGACGGTGCGGTGAAGGGCCGCGGGGACGGCCACACCAAGAAGGAGGCCGAGCACCATGCGGCCCGCGAGGCCTACCGGGCACTGAGCTGACCCGGACCCGCGGGAATCCGTCATGCCTGAACTCCCCGAGGTCGAGGTCGTCCGCCGTGGTCTGGCCGCCCACATCACCGGCGCGACCATGGTGGGCACCGAGGTGCTGCACCCGCGTGCGGTGCGCAGCCAGCCCGGCGGCGCCACCGAACTGGAGGCTGGGCTCGACGACGTCCGCATCGACGCGGTCCGGCGCCGCGGCAAGTACCTGTGGCTGGAACTGACGCCCCGCCGGGCGGCGTCCGGTGGGACGCGCTGCCTGCTCGTCCACCTCGGCATGTCGGGCCAGATGCTGCTCGGCGAACCCGGCGAGGTCACCTCACCGCACCTGCGGATCCGCTCACTACTTGTCACCGAGGACGGCCGGGAGCTCGAACTGAGCTTCGTCGACCAGCGCACCTTCGGCCGCTGGGAACTCTGCGACCGGGTGCCCGCCGCCGACGGGTCGGGATACCGGGTACCGGCGGCGGTCGCGCACATCGCCCTCGACCCGCTCGATCCGGCCTTCGACGCGGCGAAGGTGGCGCGGGTCATCCGGAAGAAGCGCTCCGAGATCAAACGCGTCCTGCTCGACCAGACCGTGGTCTCGGGGATCGGGAACATCTACGCCGACGAATCCCTGTGGGCCGCGCAGGTCCACCCGCGGAAGAAGGCGACCGCGATGCGGCAGGGCGACGTGGTCACACTGCTGGACGCCGCGGCGGAGGTCATGACCCGTGCCCTGGCCGCCGGCGGCACGTCCTTCGACGACCTCTACGTCAACGTCAACGGCGCCTCCGGCTACTTCTCCCGGTCGCTCAACGTCTACGGGCGTGAGGGGCAGCCGTGCCCCCGCTGCGGGACGCCGATCGTGCGGGAACAGTGGACCAACCGGTCCTCGCACTTCTGCCCGGTCTGCCAGCGGAGGTAGCCGGCCAGGCGGAGTGACCCCGGGGTGGGTGACGCGGGGCGATCACCTCTGCACCGGCGATGATCACCTCCCCGGCAGCGCATCTGTCCGGGCGGCAGGCCAAAACCATGCCGCAGGCGGTGATGAACGACGTTTACGCCTGCCGGTGTGACAGATGCGCTGCCAGGTGGGGGAAAGACAGTCCAGCGGCATCGGTGGCGGGGTCGATGCCAGAGGCGGGGTGCTACCCCAGATGCCGGAGGAACCGCCGGGGCTCGTCGAGGAAATTCCGCCAGTTCCGGACCAGATCCAGGTCGTCGTAGTCCCGGTGGTGGGAGGCCCGTGTCGTCGAGCTCGAGGATCTCGGCGTCCGGCAGTGAAGCCAGCAACGGGGAGTGGGTGGCGACAATGACCTGCGACCCCTGCTCCGTCAGGCGGGAGATCTGGGCCATGAGCAGCAGACACCCGCTGAAGGAGAGCGCGGACTCGGCCTCGTCGAAGATCCAGAGGCCCCGGATGCCGGCGCGGGAGGTGACGAACT
This is a stretch of genomic DNA from Corynebacterium nuruki S6-4. It encodes these proteins:
- a CDS encoding ATP-dependent DNA helicase RecG, whose translation is MLGWDDPRPLSLVVTPERARTLAGKPGLATMGEALLNFPVSYVHSSATGAFADRHGAEPEEGDQLTCLAEITDARVQDNRGRRGPREILTFHFVVDGVEMSSALFGNVRQHRPFIQPGAKMMLSGKLGLFRDQWQLKNPSYITLHPAPLPEGRPRTEAEYEAAFGAFGPLATIVEVSGGMRAAQQLLSKPWLPTYRRRPGTSSAEVMAVTGQVLAAMGSPSEMLPHHPGAPAWPRMWGGPLIDFATALHDVHQPPEEGPDAARTRLKFNEALGLQLVMALRRAETTVRLARPVVPVRPGSAYAALISRLPFTLTATQDSALEKIGDAMEGNDPTAPTAPMSMLLQGDVGSGKTVVALLAMLRVVDSGGQCAFLAPTEVLATQHAETLTRLLDGTGVTVTLLTGSQRAAARKAALLDIVAGTADIVIGTHSVIQDSVEFFDLGMVVVDEQHRFGVRQRDRLRETSPVDRTPHLLVMTATPIPRTVAMTMFGDLEICTLSGSPAGRGSVKSFVVPMWKRSWIDRVWAVIREQVAAGHQAFIVVPRIDGEGGVDDVADRLSAGPLAGLRIGRLHGRMDDKNEVMADLAAGDLDVLVATTVIEVGVDVPGATVMAVLDAENFGVSQLHQLRGRVGRGTADSLCFLCTTALPAGDPGATPGSARSYHRLDQVAATTDGFRLAELDLRTRTEGDVLGEAQSGARLRRTTLLDLVDDGEIIAEARRYAEDLVDYDPALARALVADIAGDDQEYIERS
- a CDS encoding acetyl-CoA carboxylase biotin carboxyl carrier protein subunit, which gives rise to MDIYAPFAGIVRFEVADGQTVATGDRLAVVEAVKLEAPVEAPGPGTVRRGIVDDFADVSGGDALLRIEALP
- the rsmD gene encoding 16S rRNA (guanine(966)-N(2))-methyltransferase RsmD, which translates into the protein MTRIISGTARGRTLKVPDEVTRPTSDRAREGLFSSLQVRFGFDGEIVLDLFAGSGALGLEAASRGAADVTLVEADHRACATITKNIATVGHPHTRVVEAKASAFLANAPRNHYTMVLADPPYALTDEAVDEMVAALVPTLAPDAVVVVERHVDSAGVDWPAGFEPTGQKLKKRTFGIARMDMAIWRGAGA
- the coaD gene encoding pantetheine-phosphate adenylyltransferase — encoded protein: MRVCCPGSFDPVTNGHIDVFTRAARMFDEVTVLVTYNPNKSGLFTPQERIDLIQGALAEHGGPEVSKITVDTWDSLLVDYLSDHEIPALVKGLRSSLDYEYELPMAQMNQRLTGVDTFFLLTDPKYGYVSSSICKEVAKYGGDVHGLLPENVADAVAERYRAD
- a CDS encoding DivIVA domain-containing protein — protein: MYKTFQGLDDLQNMVDQAYGVPMTSNCMVPRREVQDLLDEVRTAIPIEMDDAQDVLDRRDAVLAEAEDEAEGMISDAKSERDRILDEARRQADEMVADAENQATATVSRAEAEADRLVSDARRDAEDTVSRAESESQRLVSAGNESYDRSVNEGIAEQQRLVSEAEVVRQANDEARRIVESAHADSDRLRRECDQYVDSTLAQFEESLTGTLRTVTRDRTALRKGAGVSGPRAPRGDGGDRGGRGEHSDVRESSREDGWGTRG
- a CDS encoding YceD family protein is translated as MTTVSNNPFQLDVREALRTTGLPQHLTTSGPAPQRLGGEMLGVAEGAPVEIIADVTNLGESLLVDATLHGTATGQCSRCLSPLEEPLELHVSDVFGLSPDFITRDAGKTGTDDGDGEDDFEPLFVEEDRADLTQLFVDEAGLTLPFNPTCADYGRECDEGTPEPDGISEEQAAAPDPRWAGLAEKFGATDEDGEN